The following DNA comes from Cyanobacteriota bacterium.
ACAATATCTATCTTCTCATTTCTAAGTTCAGACAAAACATTTTGGATACGAGAGCCTCTAGCACCGATACATGCTCCAACCGGATCAATATCATCACTAGTCGAAATCACAGCAACTTTGGTTCTCTGACCAGCTTCTCTAGCTATTGATCTAATTTCAACCGTGTTGTCTTCAATTTCAGGTACTTCAATTTCAAAAAGTTCTCTAACAAGATCTTCATGTGTGTGTGAAGCGATAATCAAAGGAACTCTACGATCCTCTCTGTATTCATAAACATAAACCTTGATACGGTTACCAACTTTGTAGGTCTCTTTTGGTAACTGTTGTCTCATTGGTAAATGGACATCGAAATTACCAAGATCAACAACAACGTTGGGTTGACCACGAATGGTGTACTCAATACGCTTGATAGTACCTGCGACGGTTGTGTTTTTCTTCGATTCAAATTCTTGCTTGAGGTTCATTTTCTCTGCCTCGCGAATTCTTTGAGTCATAATTTGTTTTGCAGTTGACGCTGCGATTCTACCAAATTCAGCAAAATCCTCAGGCGTAACATCTAATTCAAGAATCTCACCTTCAACGACATCAGGAATATATTCAAGAGCTTCAGCTAACGAAATCTCTCTGCTTTCGTCAGTGACTACTTTGACCACAGTCTTTGGTACGAAGATACCTAATTCACCAGTTTCTTCATCATGTTGCACATTGATAGAGTCTGTTGGTAACAACTTGGTTTTTTTGCGGTAAGCGCCTGCAATTGAGTCGCAAACTGCGCGAATAAATACATCCCGGGGGATATTCTTGAGTTTTTCAATCTCTTCTGCTGCTTCTGTTAATTTGGTTCCTACTTGATACATAATGTTTTCCTTCTGCCCAAATACCCCTTGTAATAAAAAAGCAGGCATTGGCCCGCTGCATTTAAAGGCATTAGTGGTTACGTTTAAATTATACCCGATTTACTATAGTATTTGCAATAGACCTGTTTCGAAACGCTATTTCCAAAAGACTAGTCGCATCCAATCTGTCTAGCTAGTTACGGCGATTGCCCATGATTCTCAATAAAAACAAAAACAGATTAATAAAATCTAAATAAAGTGTTAATGCACCAAGTATAGCCATATTGGGATGATAATTTGTTTGCTGTCCGATCTTTTTGATTTTTTGGA
Coding sequences within:
- the nusA gene encoding transcription termination factor NusA; translated protein: MYQVGTKLTEAAEEIEKLKNIPRDVFIRAVCDSIAGAYRKKTKLLPTDSINVQHDEETGELGIFVPKTVVKVVTDESREISLAEALEYIPDVVEGEILELDVTPEDFAEFGRIAASTAKQIMTQRIREAEKMNLKQEFESKKNTTVAGTIKRIEYTIRGQPNVVVDLGNFDVHLPMRQQLPKETYKVGNRIKVYVYEYREDRRVPLIIASHTHEDLVRELFEIEVPEIEDNTVEIRSIAREAGQRTKVAVISTSDDIDPVGACIGARGSRIQNVLSELRNEKIDIVRFSEDPVDYISNALSPAEVITVALFDDNEGRRAEVTVAADQLSLAIGRGGQNVRLAAKLTGWKIDIKELAGSAARVEEEVKVDVDEVSVEADEVEPVVAEAITE